A window of the Dryobates pubescens isolate bDryPub1 chromosome 36, bDryPub1.pri, whole genome shotgun sequence genome harbors these coding sequences:
- the ORMDL3 gene encoding ORM1-like protein 3 yields the protein MNVGTAHSEVNPNTRVMNSRGIWLAYVLGIGLLHVVLLSIPFFSVPVVWTLTNIIHNMSMYIFLHTVKGTPFETPDQGRARLLTHWEQMDYGVQFTASRKFLTIMPIVLYFLTSFYTKYDRIHFVINTISLMSVLIPKLPQLHGVRIFGINKY from the exons ATGAACGTGGGCACGGCCCACAGCGAGGTGAACCCCAACACCAGGGTGATGAACAGCAGGGGCATCTGGCTGGCCTACGTGCTGGGCATCGGGCTGCTGCACGTCGTGCTGCTCAGCATCCCCTTCTTCAGCGTCCCGGTGGTCTGGACCCTCACCAACATCATCCACAACATG AGCATGTACATCTTCCTCCACACCGTGAAGGGGACTCCTTTTGAGACGCCAGACCAGGGCAGGGCTCGGCTGCTGACGCACTGGGAGCAGATGGACTACGGGGTGCAGTTCACAGCCTCGCGCAAGTTCCTGACCATCATGCCCATCGTCCT GTatttcctcaccagcttttaCACCAAGTATGACAGGATACACTTTGTCATCAACACCATCTCCCTGATGAGCGTCCTGATCCCCAAGCTGCCGCAGCTGCACGGCGTCCGCATCTTCGGCATCAACAAGTACTGA
- the LRRC3C gene encoding leucine-rich repeat-containing protein 3C, with translation MPAAQQVLLRSATMWLLLHSLLLASSLRSASAFPKGCYPSEEEGLKTFRCSHARLTEVPRDIPNDTNKLYLDSNRIPFLPRDAFRDLPVLLELDLSHNSIAGVESGAFRGLADHLHTLDLSSNRLVSLGKEAFGHLKAKVNLSDNPWRCDCRLQELLRAVELAAGSSAGILCHSSAQEEHVGKAFLQVMADTDFCNAYKRTTDIAMLVTMFGWFAMVISYLVYYVRQNQEDARRHLEYLKSLPSKQRRSEESSTISTVV, from the coding sequence atgcctgctgcccagcaggtccTGCTCCGCTCGGCCACCatgtggctgctcctgcacagcctcctcctggccTCCAGCCTCCGCTCCGCCTCCGCCTTCCCCAAGGGCTGCTACCCCTCGGAAGAGGAGGGGCTGAAGACCTTCCGCTGCAGCCACGCCAGGCTGACCGAGGtgcccagggacatccccaacgaCACCAACAAGCTCTACCTGGACTCCAACCGCATCCCCTTCCTGCCCCGCGACGCCTTCCGGGACCTGCccgtgctgctggagctggacctGTCCCACAACTCCATCGCCGGCGTGGAGAGCGGAGCCTTCCGCGGCCTGGCAGACCACCTGCACACCCTGGACCTCTCCTCCAACAGGTTGGTGTCGCTCGGCAAGGAGGCCTTCGGCCACCTCAAGGCCAAGGTCAACCTCTCCGACAACCCCTGGCGCTGCGACTGccggctgcaggagctgctccgcGCCGTGGAGCTGGCGGCCGGCTCCTCGGCCGGCATCCTGTGCCACTCCTCGGCCCAGGAGGAGCACGTGGGCAAGGCCTTCCTGCAGGTGATGGCCGACACCGACTTCTGCAACGCCTACAAGAGGACCACGGACATCGCCATGCTGGTCACCATGTTCGGCTGGTTCGCGATGGTGATCTCCTACCTGGTCTACTACGTGCGCCAGAACCAGGAGGACGCCCGGCGCCACCTGGAGTATctcaagtccctgcccagcaagcagCGCAGGTCGGAGGAGTCCTCCACCATCAGCACCGTGGTGTGA